In a single window of the Anaerocolumna cellulosilytica genome:
- a CDS encoding CpaF/VirB11 family protein produces the protein MSRHNLFFTPEQETGDFHNVLQQVQEYIAGQHSELLSDGNAAEAKANIKRYIAKFVQDSRVAVKGMTQQQLVDALYTEMAEYSFLTKYIFADGIEEIDINSWRDIEIQYAGGRCEKLWEHFDSPEHCINVLRRMLHVSGTILDDQSPLVVGTLAENIRIAVMKSPIVDASIGAAASIRIVNPNHMEKEDFISGGTATAEMLDFLSECIRYGISVCIAGATSSGKTTMAGWLLTTIPDNKRIFTIENGSRELSLIREKDGRVTNSVVHTLTRNSENELYRIEQIDLVDISLRFNPDIIVVGEMRGAEANAAQEVARTGVAVVTTIHSNSCESTYRRMVSLCKRAVDMSDETLMGYVTEAYPIIVFCKQLENKQRRLMEIMECEILPDNSRNYRTLFRYEITENRYENNQFFITGHHVTVNPISDSLCKRLLENGMPQERINLLKKGGQKSV, from the coding sequence ATGAGCAGGCATAATCTGTTTTTTACTCCGGAGCAGGAAACCGGGGATTTTCACAATGTTCTTCAACAGGTGCAGGAATATATCGCCGGTCAGCACAGTGAGTTGCTGTCGGACGGTAACGCCGCCGAAGCCAAAGCCAACATCAAGCGGTACATCGCCAAGTTTGTGCAGGACAGCCGTGTGGCGGTCAAAGGCATGACACAGCAGCAGCTGGTGGATGCCCTGTATACGGAAATGGCCGAGTATTCCTTTCTCACCAAGTACATCTTTGCGGATGGAATTGAAGAAATTGACATCAACAGCTGGCGAGACATCGAAATCCAGTATGCCGGTGGGCGCTGCGAAAAGCTGTGGGAACACTTTGACAGCCCCGAACACTGCATCAACGTGCTGCGCCGGATGCTTCATGTGTCCGGCACGATTCTGGATGATCAGTCCCCGCTGGTGGTCGGCACCCTTGCGGAAAACATCCGCATTGCCGTCATGAAAAGCCCCATTGTGGATGCCAGCATAGGTGCTGCCGCCTCCATTCGTATCGTCAATCCCAATCACATGGAAAAGGAGGACTTCATAAGCGGCGGCACGGCAACCGCTGAAATGCTGGATTTTCTCTCGGAGTGCATCCGTTACGGCATTTCGGTGTGCATTGCGGGAGCAACCAGCAGCGGCAAGACCACCATGGCAGGCTGGCTGTTAACCACCATTCCAGATAACAAGCGTATCTTTACCATTGAAAACGGCAGCCGGGAGCTGTCTCTCATCCGGGAAAAGGACGGCAGAGTCACCAATTCCGTGGTGCATACCCTCACCCGCAACAGCGAGAACGAGCTGTACCGCATTGAGCAGATCGATCTTGTGGACATCTCCCTGCGCTTTAATCCGGATATCATCGTGGTCGGGGAAATGCGTGGTGCGGAGGCCAATGCCGCACAGGAGGTAGCCAGAACCGGTGTGGCAGTGGTCACCACCATTCACTCAAACTCCTGCGAGTCCACCTATCGCCGCATGGTTTCCCTGTGCAAGCGAGCCGTGGATATGTCGGATGAAACCCTCATGGGCTATGTGACGGAGGCCTATCCCATCATCGTGTTCTGCAAGCAGCTGGAAAACAAGCAGCGCAGACTCATGGAAATCATGGAGTGCGAAATCCTGCCGGACAACAGCCGAAATTACCGTACCCTGTTCCGGTATGAGATCACCGAAAACCGCTATGAAAACAATCAGTTTTTTATTACCGGACACCATGTAACGGTCAATCCCATCTCCGACAGCCTGTGCAAACGGCTGCTGGAAAACGGTATGCCGCAAGAACGCATCAATCTTCTCAAGAAAGGAGGGCAAAAATCCGTATGA
- a CDS encoding DUF4320 family protein codes for MLKLLKSKRGEGYIDVCVLVLCAMLAIALAVQVLPVFIAKNQLDTYATELCREAEISGRVGSETNRRAAVLTEQTGLSPRISWSKTGNIQLNQEITVTLTLEKNIGLFGGFGSFPITLRSEASGKSEVYHK; via the coding sequence ATGCTGAAGCTCTTAAAATCCAAGCGTGGCGAGGGATATATTGACGTGTGCGTCCTTGTCCTCTGCGCTATGCTGGCGATTGCGCTGGCCGTGCAGGTGCTTCCGGTGTTTATCGCAAAGAACCAACTGGACACCTATGCCACCGAATTGTGCCGGGAAGCGGAAATCTCCGGCAGGGTAGGCAGTGAAACCAACCGCCGTGCTGCGGTTCTCACCGAGCAAACCGGGCTGAGTCCCCGGATTTCATGGTCAAAGACCGGCAATATCCAGCTCAATCAGGAAATTACCGTGACTTTGACCTTGGAAAAGAACATTGGGCTGTTCGGCGGGTTTGGTTCGTTCCCGATTACTCTCCGCTCGGAGGCCTCCGGGAAAAGCGAGGTGTATCACAAATGA
- the cpaB gene encoding Flp pilus assembly protein CpaB, with product MSFFKNRTVIGVICIVLSLLICFAITPLFNQSISQKTEIVRVAKPIKIGEAITKDMVQTMEVGGYNLPEDVIRHMDTVIGKFASADLVPGDYIIASKIADVPAAENAYLYNLTGEKQAISVSVKSFAAGLSGKLISGDIVSIVAPDYKKQGVTVIPPELQYVEVIAVTADSGYDADQRNNEPNPSSEQADAEKELPATVTLLVTPEQSKILAELEADGTLHVSLVYRGSKENAAKFTKAQDSVLSELYPEETESQESEDNSQPEAPADTPVESGAE from the coding sequence ATGAGCTTTTTCAAGAATAGAACGGTCATTGGCGTAATCTGCATTGTGCTGTCGCTTCTAATCTGCTTTGCGATTACGCCGCTGTTTAATCAAAGCATCAGCCAGAAAACTGAAATCGTGCGGGTAGCCAAGCCCATAAAAATCGGGGAAGCCATCACCAAGGACATGGTGCAGACCATGGAGGTGGGCGGTTACAATCTGCCGGAGGATGTGATCAGGCATATGGACACCGTCATCGGTAAGTTCGCCTCCGCCGACTTGGTGCCGGGAGATTACATCATCGCCTCCAAAATTGCCGATGTCCCTGCTGCGGAAAACGCCTATCTCTACAATCTGACCGGAGAAAAACAGGCAATTTCCGTATCGGTCAAGAGCTTTGCCGCAGGGCTGTCCGGCAAGCTGATCTCCGGGGATATTGTGTCTATCGTTGCTCCGGACTACAAGAAGCAGGGCGTGACGGTGATCCCCCCTGAGCTGCAGTATGTGGAGGTCATCGCTGTCACCGCAGACAGCGGCTACGATGCAGACCAGCGTAACAATGAACCCAATCCATCTTCTGAACAGGCGGATGCAGAGAAAGAACTGCCTGCTACCGTCACCCTGCTGGTCACTCCGGAGCAAAGCAAAATCCTCGCCGAACTGGAAGCGGACGGTACCCTTCATGTGTCCCTCGTTTACCGTGGTAGCAAGGAAAATGCGGCAAAGTTTACAAAGGCGCAGGATTCGGTGCTTTCCGAGCTGTATCCGGAGGAAACGGAATCTCAGGAAAGCGAGGATAACAGTCAGCCGGAAGCGCCTGCGGACACGCCGGTGGAAAGCGGGGCTGAGTAA
- a CDS encoding type II secretion system F family protein produces MTTIQLLACIGMITGFFLLLSLKPMEFTNGLFSFLTREKKSIKDEIKAAQRRQKPGFLKRQIQMAQEVLNMTGRSNRFSLVCACSLLLFAIGAAIAIVMGNFFLAPVMAVGFMMLPFWYVQLTASHFKKDIAAELETALSIVTTAYLRSENILTAVEENLHYLNPPVHQVFKDFVLRVKLIDPDVLEAIKVLRTKIDNEVFREWCDALCDCQHDRSLKVTLTPIVSKLSDMRIVNGELEYLVFEPRKEFIIMVIFVIGNIPLMYLLNKSWYDTLMHTPLGQIILAISAALIFVSTACVLKLTKPIEYRR; encoded by the coding sequence ATGACAACCATTCAATTACTGGCCTGTATCGGAATGATTACAGGCTTTTTTCTTTTACTCAGCCTAAAGCCGATGGAATTCACCAATGGGCTGTTTTCCTTTCTCACCAGAGAAAAGAAGTCCATCAAGGATGAAATCAAAGCGGCACAGCGCCGCCAAAAGCCGGGATTTCTGAAACGGCAAATCCAGATGGCGCAGGAGGTGTTGAACATGACCGGCAGAAGCAATCGCTTTTCTCTGGTTTGCGCCTGCTCTCTGCTGCTGTTCGCTATCGGTGCCGCTATTGCCATCGTGATGGGCAACTTCTTTCTGGCTCCGGTGATGGCGGTGGGCTTTATGATGCTGCCCTTTTGGTATGTGCAGCTCACCGCCAGTCATTTCAAAAAGGACATTGCCGCCGAACTGGAAACAGCCCTCTCCATTGTTACCACAGCCTACCTGAGAAGTGAAAACATCCTCACGGCTGTGGAGGAAAACCTCCACTACTTGAACCCCCCGGTGCATCAGGTGTTCAAGGATTTTGTACTGCGGGTCAAGCTGATTGATCCCGATGTGCTGGAGGCCATTAAGGTGCTGCGCACCAAAATCGACAACGAAGTGTTCCGGGAATGGTGCGATGCCCTGTGCGACTGCCAGCATGACCGCAGCCTGAAAGTTACCCTGACTCCCATCGTCAGCAAGCTCAGTGATATGCGGATCGTGAACGGCGAGCTGGAATACCTCGTCTTTGAACCCCGCAAGGAATTTATTATCATGGTTATTTTCGTGATCGGCAACATTCCGCTGATGTATCTCTTAAACAAAAGCTGGTACGACACGCTGATGCATACGCCGCTGGGTCAGATCATTCTGGCAATCAGCGCCGCCCTTATCTTTGTTTCTACGGCTTGTGTCCTTAAACTGACCAAACCAATTGAGTATCGGAGGTGA
- a CDS encoding secretion protein F produces MVLLFLFGVTLTAGLFFLLLDVLRLPYLSTAKAMLNTTRAEKKAAKSLEAYLMTWAVKLAKLIRMDEYRRHRLKNVLKATGMNMEPEVYQAYALVKSSVILLLAIPAGFIFPLLVPVVVFLAVMVYFKETKKADEKLSAKRASVEKELPRFVANIEQELKASRDVLAIIENYKKNAGEAFAGELTMLAADMRSSSYEAALTRFEARLNSPMLSDVVRGLIGVLRGDDSTVYFQMLAHDFKQLELQRLKGEAQKIPPKIRMFSFLMLMCFLFTYLAIIAYEIIKSLGGMF; encoded by the coding sequence TTGGTTCTACTATTTTTATTTGGAGTCACCTTAACTGCGGGGCTGTTTTTCCTTCTTTTAGACGTGCTGCGCCTGCCGTACCTCAGCACCGCCAAGGCCATGCTCAACACTACAAGGGCAGAGAAAAAAGCGGCAAAGAGCTTAGAAGCCTACCTCATGACATGGGCAGTAAAGCTCGCAAAGCTGATCCGCATGGATGAATACCGCAGGCATCGGCTCAAAAATGTACTGAAAGCCACCGGCATGAACATGGAGCCGGAGGTCTATCAGGCCTATGCGCTGGTGAAATCCAGCGTGATTTTGCTGCTGGCAATTCCGGCAGGCTTTATTTTCCCTTTGCTGGTGCCGGTAGTCGTGTTCCTTGCGGTCATGGTGTATTTTAAGGAAACCAAAAAGGCAGACGAAAAGCTGTCTGCCAAACGAGCTTCTGTGGAAAAGGAGCTGCCCCGCTTTGTTGCCAACATTGAGCAGGAGCTGAAAGCCTCCCGTGATGTGCTGGCCATCATAGAGAACTACAAGAAAAACGCCGGGGAAGCCTTCGCTGGTGAGCTGACCATGCTGGCAGCGGATATGCGCTCCTCCAGTTATGAGGCTGCCCTTACCCGGTTCGAGGCAAGGCTCAATTCACCTATGTTGTCGGATGTTGTGCGAGGTCTCATCGGTGTTCTGCGTGGGGATGACAGCACGGTGTATTTTCAGATGCTGGCGCATGATTTCAAGCAGCTGGAGCTGCAGCGCCTGAAAGGTGAAGCGCAGAAAATACCGCCGAAAATCCGTATGTTCTCCTTTCTCATGCTGATGTGTTTTCTCTTTACCTATCTGGCCATCATCGCCTATGAGATTATCAAGTCTCTCGGTGGGATGTTTTAA
- a CDS encoding ParA family protein, producing the protein MLNFKKGGLFNRKNDPEPQEMEPDNAPRMLAVWGSPGCGKTTVAVKLAKYLADRKKNVVLLLCDCTTPMLPCICPPGDLEGDHSLGSILAANTITESLMKNNCNTHKRMSHLAVIGLQKGENENCYPPVNEKLLRELIEVLRDMDSHIIIDCGSSIYFDELSTIAILEADAVLRLIGCDLKSVSYLSSQQEYLRMAGFDFDKLYKAVSNVKSNEASQNMEQVLGSAVFTLPHSPELEAQVLAGNLFADLSLKVSRGFRKEIQKISEEVFGV; encoded by the coding sequence ATGCTGAACTTCAAAAAAGGCGGCCTGTTCAACCGCAAAAACGATCCGGAACCGCAGGAAATGGAACCGGATAACGCCCCACGGATGCTGGCGGTTTGGGGCAGCCCCGGCTGCGGCAAAACCACGGTGGCGGTCAAGCTGGCCAAATATCTGGCAGACAGAAAAAAGAACGTGGTGCTGCTTTTATGCGACTGCACCACGCCCATGCTACCCTGCATCTGTCCGCCCGGTGATTTGGAGGGCGATCATTCCCTCGGCAGCATTCTGGCCGCCAATACCATTACCGAATCGCTAATGAAAAACAACTGCAACACCCATAAACGCATGAGCCATCTGGCGGTCATCGGCCTGCAAAAGGGAGAAAACGAAAACTGCTATCCGCCGGTGAATGAAAAGCTGCTCCGGGAGCTGATTGAAGTTCTGCGTGATATGGACAGTCATATCATCATTGACTGTGGCAGCTCCATCTATTTTGACGAGCTGTCCACCATCGCCATTCTGGAGGCCGATGCGGTGCTTCGGCTCATAGGCTGCGACCTGAAATCGGTGAGCTACCTGTCCAGCCAGCAGGAATATCTGCGGATGGCAGGCTTTGACTTTGACAAGCTGTACAAGGCGGTCAGCAACGTAAAATCCAACGAAGCCAGCCAGAACATGGAGCAGGTGCTGGGCAGCGCTGTGTTTACCCTTCCTCACTCCCCGGAGCTGGAGGCTCAGGTGTTGGCCGGGAACCTGTTCGCCGATTTATCCCTGAAAGTCAGCCGGGGCTTCCGGAAAGAGATACAGAAAATTTCGGAGGAGGTGTTCGGTGTATGA